A section of the Dehalobacter sp. DCM genome encodes:
- a CDS encoding L7Ae/L30e/S12e/Gadd45 family ribosomal protein → MLDASIKKAQNVVVGIKQTIRSLEKGEVSWVYLAQDADAKMIRPIREMCAARQIEIKEVPTMSELGKACGIKVGAAVAAVLIS, encoded by the coding sequence ATGCTTGATGCATCTATTAAAAAGGCACAAAATGTGGTTGTTGGCATAAAGCAAACCATACGATCCCTGGAAAAAGGCGAAGTTAGCTGGGTTTATCTTGCCCAAGATGCCGATGCAAAAATGATTCGCCCTATTCGGGAAATGTGTGCCGCCAGACAGATCGAAATCAAAGAAGTGCCGACGATGTCCGAACTAGGCAAAGCCTGTGGCATCAAAGTGGGAGCTGCCGTCGCAGCAGTGCTGATAAGCTGA
- the rpoC gene encoding DNA-directed RNA polymerase subunit beta' yields MLDVNNFERMRIGLASPEMIRKWSYGEVKKPETINYRTLKPEREGLFCEKIFGPTRDWECHCGKYKRVRYKGIICDRCGVEVTRSKVRRERMGHIELAAPVSHIWYFKGIPSRMGLLLDMSPRSLEKVLYFVAYIVVDPKDTSLIKKQLLTETEYREAREKYGNGFKAEMGAEAIKELLREIDLDKLNSELRTELKEVSGQRKIRAIRRLEVVEAFKKSGNSPEWMILDAIPVIPPELRPMVQLDGGRFATSDLNDLYRRVINRNNRLKKLLDLGAPDIIVRNEKRMLQEAVDALIDNGRRGRPVTGPGNRPLKSLSDMLKGKQGRFRQNLLGKRVDYSGRSVIVVGPTLKLSQCGLPKEMAIELFKPFVMKNLVNEGYAHNIKSAKRMVERVRPEVWDVLEKVIAEHPVLLNRAPTLHRLGIQAFEPVLVEGKALQIHPLVCTAYNADFDGDQMAVHVPLSAEAQAEARLLMLSSHNILNPKDGRPVASPTKDMVLGCYYLTMERPGALGEGKIFKDHDEAVLAYQSKAVHLQAMIKVRKDGKLLETTVGRLIFNTVIPEEAGYINEMVTKKSLDRIVAKTYRFCGYEKTALLLDGIKNLGFRYSTQAGVTVGIDDIQVPELKRSILAEADVAVAKTEQQYRRGLITDEERKILVIEIWTKANDAVTKALMDSLDKFNPVYMMANSGARGNIQQLRQLAGMRGLMADPSGRTIELPIKANFREGLTVLEYFISSHGARKGLADTALRTADSGYLTRRLVDVSQDVIVREDDCGSDKGIMVEDIKEGSEMIEKLEERLVGRYLVREIIHPETGELLASPDKEINEEQAKAIADAFEKVEIRSVLNCKTRYGVCKKCYGRNLATGRQVEIGEAVGIIAAQSIGEPGTQLTMRTFHTGGVAGDDITQGLPRVEELFEARKPKGQAIITEVGGTVAIREIKGRREVEVTTETGEQEVYTIPFGSRLKVKEGQVISPGDELTEGSVNPHDTLKIKGITGVQVYLLGEVQRVYRLQGVDINDKHIEVMVRQMLRKVKIEESGDTSLLPGGLIDIFEFDEENERVIAAGGEPAESRPVLLGITKASLATDSFLSAASFQETTRVLTEAAIKGKVDPLIGLKENVIIGKLIPAGTGMNKYRNVKITEEGVLHSS; encoded by the coding sequence GTGCTTGATGTAAATAATTTTGAGAGGATGCGTATCGGTTTAGCTTCCCCGGAAATGATCCGGAAGTGGTCCTATGGTGAAGTTAAGAAACCCGAAACCATCAATTACCGCACCTTAAAGCCCGAAAGAGAAGGCCTTTTCTGTGAGAAAATATTTGGACCTACCCGTGACTGGGAGTGCCATTGCGGAAAATATAAGAGAGTCCGTTATAAAGGGATCATATGTGATCGCTGCGGTGTCGAAGTGACACGTTCAAAAGTCCGTCGTGAGAGAATGGGTCATATTGAGCTTGCAGCACCGGTTTCCCATATCTGGTATTTTAAAGGAATACCCAGCAGAATGGGGCTTCTACTGGATATGTCTCCGCGTTCTCTGGAAAAAGTTCTTTATTTTGTTGCTTACATCGTTGTGGATCCGAAAGATACCTCTTTAATAAAAAAACAGTTGTTAACAGAGACAGAATACCGTGAAGCCAGAGAAAAATACGGTAATGGCTTTAAAGCCGAAATGGGTGCAGAGGCCATCAAGGAACTCTTGAGGGAAATTGATCTGGATAAGCTGAATTCGGAGCTCCGAACTGAGCTTAAAGAAGTCTCGGGGCAACGCAAAATCAGAGCCATTCGGCGTTTGGAAGTCGTTGAGGCATTTAAAAAGTCCGGAAACAGCCCGGAATGGATGATTCTCGATGCGATCCCGGTTATTCCGCCGGAACTTCGCCCCATGGTCCAGCTCGATGGCGGGCGGTTTGCCACTTCGGATCTCAATGACCTTTATCGCCGTGTTATCAACAGAAATAATCGTTTAAAGAAGCTGCTTGACCTGGGAGCTCCAGATATCATTGTGCGTAATGAAAAACGGATGCTTCAAGAAGCCGTGGATGCTTTGATCGATAATGGCCGCCGCGGCCGGCCGGTTACCGGTCCTGGAAACAGACCGCTCAAGAGTTTGAGCGATATGCTGAAGGGTAAACAGGGACGCTTCCGTCAAAACCTGTTAGGAAAACGTGTTGACTATTCCGGTCGATCCGTTATCGTTGTCGGCCCGACACTGAAACTTTCTCAGTGCGGACTGCCCAAAGAAATGGCTATTGAATTATTTAAGCCTTTTGTTATGAAGAATCTTGTTAACGAAGGCTATGCCCATAACATTAAGAGTGCTAAACGCATGGTAGAAAGAGTCCGGCCTGAAGTTTGGGATGTACTGGAGAAAGTTATTGCCGAACACCCTGTTCTCCTGAATCGTGCGCCAACGCTTCACAGATTGGGTATTCAAGCCTTTGAACCCGTTCTTGTCGAAGGTAAGGCACTGCAGATCCATCCGCTGGTTTGTACGGCATATAATGCTGACTTTGACGGCGACCAAATGGCAGTACACGTACCTTTGTCAGCCGAGGCGCAAGCTGAAGCCCGTTTGCTCATGCTTTCATCACATAATATTCTCAATCCAAAGGATGGACGTCCGGTGGCTTCGCCGACCAAAGACATGGTTTTAGGGTGTTATTATCTGACCATGGAAAGACCCGGTGCGCTAGGCGAAGGTAAAATATTCAAAGACCATGACGAAGCCGTTTTAGCCTATCAATCGAAAGCAGTTCATCTGCAGGCTATGATCAAAGTACGTAAGGATGGGAAATTGCTCGAGACAACGGTTGGCCGTTTGATATTCAATACGGTTATTCCGGAAGAGGCCGGCTACATCAATGAAATGGTAACAAAGAAATCACTGGATAGAATTGTTGCCAAGACCTATCGTTTCTGCGGTTATGAGAAAACAGCCTTACTTCTGGACGGTATTAAGAATTTAGGCTTCAGATACTCGACACAAGCCGGTGTTACCGTTGGTATTGACGATATTCAGGTCCCCGAATTGAAACGGTCTATATTGGCAGAAGCCGATGTTGCTGTCGCCAAGACAGAACAGCAATACCGCCGCGGTCTTATCACCGATGAGGAACGTAAGATTCTGGTTATCGAGATATGGACGAAAGCCAATGATGCCGTAACCAAAGCATTGATGGATTCTCTGGATAAGTTTAATCCTGTTTATATGATGGCTAACTCCGGTGCCCGTGGTAACATCCAGCAGCTGCGTCAGCTGGCGGGGATGCGCGGATTGATGGCTGACCCGTCCGGAAGAACGATCGAATTGCCGATTAAAGCAAACTTCCGTGAAGGACTTACCGTTCTTGAGTACTTCATCTCATCACACGGTGCTCGTAAAGGTTTGGCTGATACGGCACTGCGTACAGCCGATTCCGGTTACCTGACCCGCCGTCTTGTTGACGTATCACAGGACGTCATTGTCCGGGAAGACGACTGCGGCTCGGATAAAGGGATCATGGTTGAAGACATCAAAGAAGGCAGCGAAATGATCGAAAAACTGGAAGAGCGTCTGGTTGGACGTTACTTGGTCAGAGAAATCATTCATCCGGAAACAGGAGAACTTTTAGCTTCACCGGATAAGGAAATTAATGAAGAGCAAGCGAAGGCGATAGCCGACGCCTTTGAAAAAGTGGAGATCCGCTCAGTGCTGAACTGCAAGACCCGTTACGGCGTATGCAAAAAATGCTATGGTCGGAATCTTGCTACCGGTCGCCAAGTTGAAATCGGTGAAGCCGTCGGGATTATTGCTGCTCAATCTATTGGCGAACCCGGAACACAGCTTACGATGCGTACATTCCATACCGGCGGAGTTGCCGGCGATGATATTACCCAAGGTTTGCCGAGGGTTGAGGAATTATTCGAAGCGCGCAAACCGAAAGGCCAAGCGATCATTACTGAAGTTGGCGGAACGGTCGCGATCAGGGAAATCAAGGGGCGCAGAGAAGTCGAAGTCACAACCGAAACCGGTGAGCAGGAAGTCTATACGATCCCGTTTGGTTCCCGTCTGAAAGTCAAGGAGGGTCAAGTAATTTCCCCCGGTGATGAATTGACGGAAGGCAGCGTCAATCCGCACGATACGCTCAAGATCAAAGGCATCACCGGTGTTCAGGTATATCTCTTGGGTGAAGTTCAGCGTGTTTATCGTCTGCAAGGGGTTGATATCAATGATAAACACATTGAAGTCATGGTCAGGCAGATGCTGAGAAAAGTCAAAATCGAAGAATCCGGCGATACCAGCCTGCTGCCTGGCGGACTGATCGATATCTTCGAGTTTGATGAGGAGAATGAAAGAGTCATTGCTGCGGGCGGTGAACCTGCTGAATCACGTCCGGTGCTGCTCGGAATCACCAAGGCATCCTTGGCAACCGATTCATTCCTGTCGGCTGCATCCTTCCAGGAAACGACCCGTGTCCTCACGGAAGCTGCTATTAAAGGGAAGGTTGACCCCTTGATCGGTCTCAAAGAGAACGTCATTATAGGGAAATTGATTCCTGCCGGGACAGGGATGAACAAATACCGTAACGTAAAAATTACCGAAGAAGGGGTCTTGCACTCCTCGTAA
- the fusA gene encoding elongation factor G has protein sequence MARQVPLEKTRNIGIMAHIDAGKTTTTERILFYTGRVHKIGEVHDGAATMDWMVQEQERGITITSAATTCQWNGHNINIIDTPGHVDFTVEVERSLRVLDGAVAVFCSVGGVEPQSETVWRQADKYGVPRIAYINKMDRVGADFFRGVSMIVDRLGSNPVPIQIPIGAEDKFIGFIDLVTMKATVYTDDLGTASDTSDIPADLLELAQEYREKLLEAVSDVDEEIMMKFLEGGEITEQEIKRAIRIGTIGLKFIPVLCGSSFKNKGVQPLLDAVVDYMPSPLDVPAIQGVNPDTGEEDVRNSDDNAPFSALAFKIMADPYVGKLTFFRVYSGTLSAGTYITNSTKGKKERIGRILRMHANHREDVDEVRAGDIAAAVGIKEVSTGDTLCDEKSRIILESMVFPEPVIHIAIEPKTKADQEKLGGSLAKLAEEDPTFKMRTDEETGQTIISGMGELHLEIIVDRLQREFKVDCNVGRPQVAYKESIRKSVKAEGKYVRQSGGRGQYGHCWVEFEPLEQGTGYVFESKIVGGVIPKEYISPIGAGIEEALQNGILAGYPVLDIKATVVDGSYHDVDSSEMAFKIAGSMAFKAAASKADPCILEPTMKVEVTVPEEYMGDVMGDLNSRRGRIEGMEARSGAQIIRAFVPLSEMFGYATELRSRTQGRGVYSMQFDHYDEVPKNIAEGIIAKRQGA, from the coding sequence GTGGCAAGGCAAGTTCCCTTGGAGAAAACTCGGAATATCGGTATCATGGCCCATATTGATGCTGGAAAGACCACAACAACAGAGCGCATTTTGTTTTACACTGGCCGCGTTCATAAAATCGGTGAAGTACATGATGGTGCAGCGACTATGGACTGGATGGTTCAGGAGCAGGAACGTGGTATCACCATTACCTCTGCTGCTACTACCTGTCAATGGAACGGGCACAATATTAACATCATCGATACACCCGGACACGTTGATTTTACAGTTGAAGTTGAACGCTCGTTGCGTGTTCTTGATGGTGCTGTTGCTGTATTCTGTTCGGTTGGCGGTGTTGAACCTCAATCAGAGACAGTATGGCGCCAAGCCGACAAATATGGGGTACCCCGTATCGCCTATATCAATAAGATGGACAGAGTTGGGGCGGATTTTTTCCGTGGAGTCTCCATGATTGTTGATCGATTGGGATCCAATCCTGTTCCTATCCAAATTCCGATCGGTGCGGAAGATAAGTTTATAGGTTTTATTGATTTAGTTACCATGAAAGCAACTGTTTACACCGACGACCTTGGAACCGCGAGTGACACCAGTGATATTCCTGCTGATCTGCTAGAACTCGCTCAGGAATATCGCGAAAAACTCCTCGAAGCAGTTTCCGATGTCGACGAAGAAATCATGATGAAATTTCTTGAGGGCGGAGAAATTACAGAGCAAGAGATCAAACGGGCGATCCGTATCGGTACTATCGGTTTGAAATTCATTCCGGTACTTTGTGGGTCATCCTTTAAAAACAAAGGCGTACAGCCTTTGCTTGATGCTGTCGTGGATTATATGCCCTCACCTCTCGATGTTCCTGCTATTCAGGGTGTCAATCCGGATACCGGTGAAGAGGATGTTCGTAACTCGGACGACAATGCACCGTTTTCTGCGCTGGCATTTAAGATTATGGCCGATCCTTATGTCGGGAAACTCACTTTTTTCCGGGTTTATTCCGGGACATTGAGTGCGGGTACGTATATTACGAACTCGACGAAAGGCAAGAAGGAAAGAATTGGTCGAATCCTTCGGATGCACGCGAATCACCGTGAAGATGTGGATGAAGTCCGGGCCGGCGATATCGCCGCCGCTGTCGGGATCAAAGAAGTCAGCACCGGTGATACCCTGTGCGATGAAAAGAGCAGGATTATTCTTGAATCCATGGTGTTCCCCGAACCGGTTATCCATATCGCCATTGAGCCCAAGACCAAGGCCGATCAGGAGAAACTTGGCGGATCACTGGCCAAGCTGGCAGAAGAAGATCCGACGTTTAAAATGCGGACAGACGAAGAAACCGGGCAGACCATTATATCCGGGATGGGCGAGCTCCATCTTGAGATTATCGTTGACAGACTGCAGAGAGAATTCAAAGTAGACTGCAATGTAGGCCGTCCTCAGGTTGCTTATAAAGAATCGATCCGCAAATCGGTCAAAGCCGAAGGTAAATATGTCCGTCAGTCCGGCGGACGCGGACAGTATGGTCATTGCTGGGTTGAATTCGAACCCCTCGAACAGGGCACAGGTTATGTATTTGAAAGTAAAATCGTCGGCGGTGTTATTCCTAAAGAATACATCTCCCCGATCGGCGCAGGCATCGAAGAGGCCCTGCAAAATGGTATACTTGCCGGATATCCGGTTCTGGATATCAAAGCAACCGTTGTAGACGGATCCTACCATGATGTTGACTCTTCGGAAATGGCCTTCAAAATTGCCGGTTCAATGGCCTTTAAAGCCGCTGCTTCCAAAGCAGATCCGTGTATCCTCGAGCCTACGATGAAGGTGGAAGTCACTGTACCGGAAGAGTATATGGGTGACGTTATGGGTGATTTGAACTCACGCCGAGGCAGAATCGAAGGGATGGAAGCACGTTCGGGCGCCCAGATCATCCGGGCCTTTGTACCGCTTTCAGAAATGTTTGGTTATGCCACAGAATTGCGTTCCCGTACTCAAGGCAGGGGCGTTTACAGCATGCAGTTTGACCACTATGATGAAGTGCCCAAAAATATCGCCGAAGGCATCATCGCCAAGCGGCAGGGGGCTTAG
- the rpsG gene encoding 30S ribosomal protein S7, producing MPRKGYIAKREILPDPIYKNKTVSRFINQIMLDGKKGVAEANCYNAFQIIQEKTGKDPIEVFEAALKNVMPVLEVKARRVGGANYQVPIEVRADRRQTLGIRWLVEYARKRGEKTMQEKLAGELMDAANSTGGSFKKKEDTHKMAEANKAFAHYRW from the coding sequence GTGCCCAGAAAAGGTTATATTGCTAAAAGAGAAATCCTGCCTGATCCGATCTACAAGAATAAGACTGTCTCCCGATTTATCAACCAGATTATGTTAGATGGTAAAAAAGGCGTTGCGGAAGCGAATTGCTACAATGCATTCCAAATTATTCAGGAAAAGACAGGCAAGGACCCGATAGAAGTATTTGAAGCAGCATTGAAAAATGTGATGCCCGTACTGGAAGTCAAAGCACGCAGAGTCGGTGGTGCCAACTATCAGGTGCCCATCGAAGTCCGTGCTGACCGTCGTCAGACCCTCGGCATTCGCTGGCTGGTGGAGTATGCCCGTAAACGGGGAGAAAAGACCATGCAGGAGAAGCTCGCCGGTGAACTGATGGATGCAGCGAACAGTACTGGCGGTTCGTTCAAAAAGAAAGAGGATACCCATAAGATGGCCGAAGCAAACAAGGCATTTGCACATTATCGCTGGTAA
- the rpsL gene encoding 30S ribosomal protein S12 produces MPTIHQLIRKGREKVIAKSTAPALQWGHNSLKRKDFPSGGSPQKRGVCTRVYTTTPKKPNSALRKVARVRLTNGIEITTYIPGIGHNLQEHSVVLVRGGRVKDLPGVRYHIVRGALDTTGVQNRNQARSKYGAKRPKKK; encoded by the coding sequence ATGCCGACAATTCACCAGCTTATCCGCAAAGGGAGAGAAAAAGTTATTGCGAAATCTACCGCTCCGGCTCTGCAATGGGGTCATAATTCGCTGAAACGCAAAGATTTCCCATCCGGTGGTTCGCCTCAAAAGAGAGGGGTATGTACAAGAGTATATACCACAACACCGAAAAAACCGAACTCTGCCCTGAGAAAGGTAGCCCGTGTCCGTCTGACAAATGGCATTGAAATAACCACGTATATCCCTGGAATTGGCCACAATCTTCAAGAGCACTCCGTTGTTCTTGTTCGCGGAGGTCGTGTTAAGGATCTTCCGGGCGTACGTTACCATATCGTTCGCGGCGCATTGGATACTACCGGTGTTCAAAACCGCAATCAGGCCCGTTCCAAATATGGAGCGAAGAGACCCAAGAAGAAATAA
- the rpoB gene encoding DNA-directed RNA polymerase subunit beta, translating to MVTPIKVGTRERASYARLREVLDMPNLIEIQQNSYEWFLREGLREMFRDISPIQDFTGNLVLEFIDYSLGDPKYEVEECKERDVTFAAPLRVKVRLINKETGEVKEQEVFMGDFPLMTDKGTFIINGAERVIVSQLVRSPGVYYSETIDTSGKKLYGATIIPNRGAWLEFETDINDNIFVRVDRTRKLPATVLVRALGYATNGRILEAFNDNENIRITLERDSTESTEEALVEIYKRLRPGEPPTVESARGLLESLFFDPRRYDLAKVGRYKLNNKLGLDIPQNIRHLTSEDILASVSRLLNIINGEGHTDDIDHLGNRRLRSVGELLQNQFRIGLSRMERVVRERMTIQDIEGITPQVLINIRPVVAAIKEFFGSSQLSQFMDQTNPLAELTHKRRLSALGPGGLSRERAGFEVRDVHHSHYGRMCPIETPEGPNIGLIGSLSTYGRINEYGFIEAPYRKVENGRVTDEIHYLTADEEEKYIIAQANAAVNENGQYMSEKIEARHGEDFVLVPPVNIQYMDVSPKQMVSIATALIPFLEHDDANRALMGSNMQRQAVPLLRTDAPYIGTGMEYKAAVDSGVCLVSPKEGTAVRVTSDEIIIQNNDGTTTRNKLLKYLRSNQGTCINQRPIVVKGQKITAGQVIADGPSTDNGELALGRNVLVAFMPWEGYNYEDAILISEKLVKEDYFTSIHIEEYEADARDTKLGPEEITRDIPNVGEDVLKDLDERGIIRIGAEVRPGDILVGKVTPKGETELTAEERLLRAIFGEKAREVRDTSLRVPHGEAGKVVDVKVFKRENGDELAPGVNQLVRVYIAQKRKISVGDKMAGRHGNKGVISRIMRQEDMPFMPDGTPIEIVLNPLGVPSRMNIGQVLETHLGWAARALGIYIATPVFDGAREEDVFETLAKAGLPNTGKSVLFDGRSGEPFDNEVTVGIMYMLKLHHLVDDKIHARSTGPYSLVTQQPLGGKAQFGGQRFGEMEVWALEAYGASFTLQEILTVKSDDVVGRVKTYESIVKGENIPEPGVPESFKVLIKELQSLGLDVSVLSEEDQEIEIKDMDEDVTEVAHELGMDDQFSVIGANDESGIGFDNEDTAGTDDLDEEDEDFAAIESPGPVLVDDYADDMADSLEENLDDDFEDDFDQEF from the coding sequence ATGGTTACTCCTATCAAAGTTGGAACAAGAGAACGGGCAAGTTATGCGAGGCTTAGGGAAGTTCTGGATATGCCCAACTTAATCGAAATTCAACAGAATTCCTATGAGTGGTTTCTGAGAGAAGGGCTGCGCGAAATGTTTCGCGATATTTCCCCCATTCAGGATTTTACCGGAAATCTGGTTTTGGAATTCATAGATTACAGTCTGGGCGATCCAAAGTATGAGGTAGAAGAGTGTAAAGAGCGCGATGTCACATTCGCAGCACCGCTAAGGGTTAAAGTCCGTCTTATTAATAAAGAAACGGGTGAAGTAAAAGAGCAGGAAGTATTTATGGGGGATTTCCCACTGATGACGGACAAAGGCACGTTCATTATTAATGGTGCCGAACGTGTTATCGTCAGTCAGTTAGTGCGGTCTCCGGGTGTTTACTATTCTGAGACAATTGACACCAGCGGCAAAAAGCTCTATGGCGCAACGATAATACCTAATCGCGGTGCATGGCTTGAGTTTGAAACGGATATCAATGACAATATTTTTGTCCGGGTGGACAGAACACGTAAACTGCCGGCAACAGTTCTGGTCAGAGCTCTGGGTTATGCAACAAATGGCCGTATACTCGAGGCATTTAACGATAATGAAAACATTCGAATAACTCTGGAAAGAGATAGTACGGAATCGACGGAAGAGGCACTGGTTGAAATATACAAACGGCTGCGCCCGGGTGAACCGCCTACAGTTGAGAGCGCCCGCGGACTCTTGGAATCACTTTTCTTTGATCCCAGACGGTATGATTTGGCAAAAGTCGGACGATATAAATTAAACAACAAACTCGGGCTTGATATTCCCCAGAACATTCGTCACCTGACATCTGAGGACATCCTGGCGTCTGTTTCTCGGCTATTGAATATTATAAATGGTGAGGGACATACGGATGATATCGACCACCTCGGCAATCGGCGCCTGCGTTCTGTTGGGGAGCTCCTGCAAAACCAATTCAGGATCGGTCTCTCCCGTATGGAAAGGGTCGTTAGGGAAAGAATGACGATTCAGGATATTGAGGGGATCACCCCCCAGGTCCTGATCAATATTCGTCCGGTTGTAGCGGCCATTAAAGAGTTCTTTGGAAGCAGCCAGTTATCGCAGTTTATGGATCAGACCAACCCTTTGGCTGAATTGACGCATAAGCGGCGCTTAAGTGCCTTGGGCCCGGGGGGCCTAAGCAGAGAGAGAGCGGGCTTTGAAGTGCGTGACGTACACCATTCTCACTATGGCCGTATGTGTCCGATTGAGACGCCTGAAGGACCGAACATCGGTTTAATTGGCTCTCTAAGTACGTACGGAAGAATTAATGAATATGGATTTATTGAGGCCCCGTACCGTAAAGTGGAAAATGGCAGGGTCACTGACGAAATTCATTACTTAACGGCTGATGAAGAAGAAAAATATATTATTGCCCAGGCTAATGCCGCCGTTAATGAGAACGGCCAATATATGAGTGAAAAGATCGAAGCCCGTCACGGTGAGGATTTTGTACTTGTTCCGCCTGTCAATATTCAATACATGGACGTTTCGCCGAAACAAATGGTTTCAATTGCCACAGCGCTCATCCCGTTCCTTGAGCATGACGACGCTAACCGTGCGCTGATGGGTTCCAACATGCAGCGGCAGGCTGTGCCTTTGCTTAGGACGGATGCTCCCTATATCGGTACCGGTATGGAATATAAAGCGGCTGTTGACTCCGGTGTTTGTCTGGTGTCACCCAAAGAAGGAACCGCAGTCAGGGTCACTTCGGATGAAATTATTATCCAGAACAACGACGGGACCACGACGCGCAACAAGCTGTTAAAGTATTTGCGCAGCAACCAGGGAACGTGCATCAACCAACGCCCGATCGTAGTCAAAGGGCAGAAAATTACCGCCGGTCAGGTCATTGCTGACGGCCCGTCCACAGATAATGGTGAATTAGCTTTGGGGCGTAACGTGCTTGTCGCCTTTATGCCCTGGGAAGGATATAACTATGAAGACGCTATCCTCATCAGTGAAAAACTGGTGAAGGAAGATTACTTTACGTCTATTCATATCGAAGAATATGAAGCCGACGCCCGTGACACCAAACTCGGACCGGAAGAAATAACCCGGGATATTCCCAATGTTGGTGAAGATGTACTGAAAGATCTTGACGAACGCGGAATCATTCGTATCGGTGCAGAAGTTCGCCCCGGAGATATCCTCGTGGGCAAAGTCACTCCGAAAGGAGAAACGGAACTGACTGCAGAAGAAAGGCTGCTAAGGGCTATCTTCGGCGAAAAGGCCAGAGAAGTTCGGGACACGTCACTTAGGGTTCCCCACGGCGAAGCCGGCAAAGTTGTTGATGTCAAGGTATTTAAACGCGAAAACGGTGATGAGCTGGCCCCGGGTGTCAACCAACTTGTCAGAGTCTATATTGCTCAGAAACGTAAGATTTCAGTCGGTGATAAGATGGCCGGAAGACACGGAAACAAAGGTGTTATTTCCAGAATCATGCGGCAGGAAGATATGCCGTTCATGCCGGATGGGACACCCATTGAAATTGTGCTTAACCCCCTGGGCGTACCTTCCCGTATGAATATCGGGCAGGTACTGGAGACACATCTGGGCTGGGCGGCAAGAGCACTTGGAATCTATATCGCGACACCGGTATTTGATGGAGCCAGAGAAGAGGACGTCTTTGAGACCTTGGCAAAAGCCGGCTTGCCGAATACCGGGAAATCAGTACTCTTTGATGGTCGAAGCGGTGAACCATTTGATAATGAAGTCACGGTCGGCATCATGTATATGCTGAAACTCCACCATTTGGTTGATGATAAAATCCACGCCCGTTCAACAGGACCATACTCCCTTGTTACGCAGCAGCCACTTGGCGGGAAAGCCCAATTTGGCGGTCAACGTTTTGGAGAAATGGAAGTCTGGGCACTCGAGGCTTATGGTGCATCCTTTACTTTACAGGAGATACTCACCGTTAAGTCTGACGACGTAGTCGGCAGGGTAAAGACCTACGAATCTATCGTTAAGGGCGAGAACATCCCGGAACCTGGCGTGCCGGAATCATTCAAGGTACTCATCAAGGAATTACAGAGCCTTGGCTTGGATGTCTCTGTGCTGTCTGAGGAAGACCAGGAAATTGAAATCAAAGATATGGATGAGGATGTTACTGAAGTCGCCCATGAATTAGGGATGGATGATCAATTCTCAGTTATCGGTGCCAATGATGAAAGCGGGATCGGGTTCGATAACGAGGATACAGCCGGTACGGATGATCTTGATGAGGAAGACGAAGATTTTGCCGCGATTGAATCACCAGGGCCGGTGCTTGTTGACGATTATGCCGACGACATGGCTGACAGCCTGGAAGAAAACCTGGACGATGATTTTGAAGATGATTTTGACCAGGAATTTTAA